The following DNA comes from Mycobacterium sp. MS1601.
GAAGATGTCGGGCAGATCCGCGGGCCGCAGTTTGGTGATCACCGCGCCGCGGTTGTGGACATGCTGTGCCAAGCCCTCGTAGATCAGTCGCTGGACCGCCTCACGCACCGGCGAACGGCCCAGATTCGTCGACCGTGCCAGAGCCGGCACGCTCAGGGCCGAACCGGGCTCCAGCCGGCCGTCGAGGATGCGCTCCAAGATCAGCTCGTACGCGTCATCGGCCAGTGACTGCTGGACACCCATCTCAACACCTCGCCTTCCCGGCGCCTGCGGCGAGCCAAATTTTAACCCATGCACTACATGAAATAATTCCATGAAATTGACGGGAGCCTTGTGCCTGATCTAACTGCTGCCCTCGCTGACCTCATCGACCTGCTCGGTGTCCAACGGGTAGTACCCGCTGCTCGCGCCTCGAAGTACCTGCGTGACTTCTCGTGGTACAGCCCGATTCTCGAATCCGAACTCGCCGACACCACTGTCGCGGCGGTCGCGTTGCCCACCACGGTGTCCGAGTTGACCGACATCGTGGCCTTGGCTGCGCGGCATCGGGTGCCGATCACCATGCGCGGTGCCGGCACCGGTAACTACGGACAGTCGCTGCCGCTCGAGCACGGCATCGTCGTCGACATCCGAGGTGTAGCCGGCGTCCAGTCCGTCAGCGACGGGCGTGCTGTCGTCCTGCCAGGCACGCGCATGAAGGACATCGAAATTGCCGCACAATCCACCGCCCAGGAACTCGCGGTCATGCCGAGTACCTACCGCGTGGCCACCGCGGCCGGTTTCGTCTCCGGTGGCTCCGGCGGCCTGGGCGCTGCGGCACACGGGGATCTGTGGAACGACAACGTTCTCAGCGTCGACATCATCACCGTCGAAGAGCAGCCCCGCCGACTCCACCTATCCGGCAACCAGGTGCACGCCGTGTTGCACACCTACGGCACCGTCGGTGTCATCGTCCAGCTCGAGCTGCGCTTGGTACCTGCCCACGAATATGCGCAGTACTGCGTGTCTTTCGACGAATTCGACTCCTGTGCCCGGTTCGGATGGGAGGTAGTCGACTCTCCTGACGTCCACGCCCGCCTCGCATCGGTGCACCAGGCTCCGCTCGGCGCGA
Coding sequences within:
- a CDS encoding FAD-binding oxidoreductase, whose protein sequence is MPDLTAALADLIDLLGVQRVVPAARASKYLRDFSWYSPILESELADTTVAAVALPTTVSELTDIVALAARHRVPITMRGAGTGNYGQSLPLEHGIVVDIRGVAGVQSVSDGRAVVLPGTRMKDIEIAAQSTAQELAVMPSTYRVATAAGFVSGGSGGLGAAAHGDLWNDNVLSVDIITVEEQPRRLHLSGNQVHAVLHTYGTVGVIVQLELRLVPAHEYAQYCVSFDEFDSCARFGWEVVDSPDVHARLASVHQAPLGAMMTPIAHLFAPDEHVALIWADRTHQPHLAALADRYRGTLQSWPEGVKDITQFPFSHSILWSRKAHPTSSWLQCEYAADDQEAVSRQVADISVRYGGTFLQHLEFIRSQSGGVRAVGIPALVGLPDHGEALDQLMSFASSIGIRVLNPHSFVVEEGGFVGDTDYMLDLKQTSDPHLLLNPGKLGGSFFNKRAWRAGSVREREIVAPESLPT